The genomic window TACCTGATCCCAAGTGATTCACAGATTCAGCCTCTGACTCACTCAGACTCAGCAGCAGTGGTAATTACAGGTGTGCACCACCAAATCTGGCTCAGTGcctcattttaaaagttatcagccctcttgtttaaaaaaaaaaaaaaaaacctgttttttgACTTTATATGTTGATGtgtctccaggctctcttttacttctttaccaatactaaacataacattgtgtgaatctttccTCGGGGTCTAATAATATGGTGAGAACTCAAGGCTAAAGAGATCTCTAGAAAGCATCACAAATACTCAAAAATTATCATGCAGATAGTTTTGTTGGCTGAATTGACTAGTAAAGACTCCTGTTCAGACCATATTAAAAAGAGGATAGGCTAACAAGGATATAATCTTTCTTTGTTAACAATTTATaaccatcttttgtttttataagtaCTTTTTTCATTCCTCTGCTTTTACAAAAAATGATTTGTAATTAATGTATCTTCTGTGACTGCTCaagatatttgtgtatgtgtgcatgtgcacacatgtaacatacatattatgtacatatatacatacgtatgTTGTGTGCCTATTATTTCAAGGTTTCCATTCTGAAAAtgataggaatatatatatatgtgtgtgtgtgtgtgtgagagagagaattgagacactcatctccatttccttctGATAGTATAGGTCACTCAAGTGAATAAATTGTAGTTTATTTCTCCGTGTGCTTCCCATGATCATATAGTTGGGCATTAGCCAGTAAGGACAtgtaaaatttttgcacaaacctATAATTTATTGAAGGTCATCATTTGAATAGGGAATGCTCTTAGAATCAAAGACTTGGCCTCTGTCTTCCTATTCCTTCTTAAATTCAGCAgaggtttataaagtatttttgaaaTCTTCTGATTGAAACAAACTATGCAAATCCAAGCTAACTGCAAATGCAGTTTATAAGgaattaagtacctattatgttcaACAGATTGTGGATTCAGAGTGCTgttgaatcaaatgaaataatgaaagtaaaaaagtattagaaactattaagatttttttattatatgtttacatatcATCTGAATTTAGATAATAAGATATTGGGCTCTTGGAATATTTTATACACTGGAAAAAAGTTCAAAAGTAAGCATAAAAGTGGGTGTATGGTTGAAGGGAAATTGCAAAATATCTGGGTCTAACCTTGGAATAGTGATACAATGGAAATGAATGCTaagaaatctgagaaagaaaagatgtttttGGTAGAAGTGAATGTAAGGGTTTAAATTTATTCAGAGGCAAAATCATAGAATGTTTAAAAGTTGGATAGATGCCTAGagcacattcattttccagataagaaacctgagatccagagaagttaaattacttgtccaaaatTAACAGAGGTAATTGGGAGAAGAAAAATCCCAAGTGTTCTGAGCCTTATGACTACTATCTCTCACCTTTGATTCAACAGCAATGATCTTCAACTATGCAAGTCACATTTTATTTTAGCCACTTCCTGGTATATGGCACTATTTGTTGATAAATTAACCAACACCAGAAAAAAACTGATTGATAAACTAGACTGacaatttataactttttaaagactacttaaatttcagatttttaaaagcacttttgaACTAATGTTCCTTCTGTATATGTTTCTTCCTGATTTTATGtgacaaaacattaaaaaaataattatatcacttgacccttctctttaattttttctagttcactaACTTTTCATAAGTAactatttttcagaataattaatACTTATTTCTTTTGTCAGGAATTTTTATGTGGTGGGAGACCTCTGGATATGCTGATCCAAAGACTGCTAGTGTCAGCAAATGAAGAAGCCCTTGTTGaaattttggaaaatcactttaaatcctcttaataaaggaaataaaataaatcttgttagaaaaaaaaacaaagataaggGTTGCTTTGTTCAGTTCAATtatttggtttgctttttttttttttttctcaactccttatgattccatttgaaattttcttaaagattttaGTTAGAATCtagttttgccatttccatttttaCTTGAAACAaactagattaagtgacttaatttAGTCAGACACCTATTGTCTCAGGCCTCATTTAAACTCAGTTAAGAGTTGTCTCACTGCCGCTAGACCTATATCCActatatcacttagctgccctagtAGGTTGCTCTAGTGAAGTCCAAGAGAAATATTCAGAGAAATGCtgctaaaagactattttatttctatgtcatttttgttttctttttggatcCAATTACACTTTGAAACCATTTCTTGTATTTGAcattcaaattattaaaaagtttaatctaaaactttttttccccctgaggcaattgtggttaagtgacttgctcaggattacatagccaggaagtgttaagtgtctgaggtgggatttgaactgggtggatgctctatccattgtgccatctaactcCCCCTCTAAATCTTTTAAGTAATCATTCTAATACAATTTTACCCATGCTTATTAAGCTACTGCTAAAATATTCAGAGAACAAGACTAGGAAATATAGGAGATATATACTAAATAAAACACAgtactacttttatttttctcctgccTCAAAGAAGCTGGTGCCCTTCTCCATATTACAGCCTCTTCCTCTACCCATGTCCTCAACCCTAtctctcccccatctcttctGAAAGCTTGCCCTGTCATGCAACCAAACAATGtaacaaacattaaaaattataaagattttttttctagttttgtactttccttttaatcttgttcctgttggttttgtttgtgcaaaatttaatttaatcaaaattgtccataatgttctttaggttttttttgttttttgctgagacaattagggttaagtgacttgcccaggatcacacagctaagaagtgttaagtatctgaggtcagatttgaactcgggtcctcctgacttcagggctagtgctctatccacttcaccagctgcccctctagttcttctttagtcataaattcctcccttctccaaagatcttaaaagtaaattatcccttattctcctaatttgtttatgttatcattctttatgcccaaaggtttcatttctaaaatacttataaggaactgtgccaaatttataagaatgacttgtaagtcattccccaactgataaatggtcaagggatatgaatggataattttcagatgaccaAGTTAAAGCCATttatggttatatgaaaaaatgctctaaatcgcttttagagaaatgtgaattaaaacaactcttgggggtatcacctcacacctttcagattgactaagatgacagggaaagataatgataaatgttagagtggttgtgggaaaactgggacactaatgcattgttggtggaactgtgaatggatccaatcattctggagagcaatttgtaactataccaaaagtgctataaaattgtgcataccctttgatccaacagtgcgattactgggtctgtatcccaaggaaaacataaaggaggagaaagaacccacatgtgcaaaactatagcagctctttgtggtggcaaaaaattggaaaaggagtggatgtctgtcaactggggaatggctgaacaagctgtggtatatgaagttaatggaataatattgttctataaaaactgaacaagctgattacagaaaggcctagaaatatttacaagaactgatgctgagcaaaagcCAGagatatattgtacacaataactgcAAGAATGTGCATAACTATGAAAGctttggctcttctcagtggttcagtgattcaaagcaattccaatagactttggacagaaaatgccatcagcatccagaaagagaacaactatgttcacttcttttctctggttttttttttttttttaatctttcccatggtttttcccttttgctgtttttttctctcccaacatgattcataaagcaaatttaaaaataaatttgctagaaaaaaaataaaataaaacccctCAATTTATCAGCCTGTATCTCTCCTTTTCATGGACAGACTCTTAGAAAGAATTCTCTACACTCACTGCGTCCCCTTCTTCAGCACCAGCTACTTCTCCATCTTTTGCAATGTGGCTTCCAACCCCACCACTGTACTGAAATTGTTTTCTCCATATTCACCATCTCTTAACTGCTAAAAACCAATGCTCTTTTCTCAGCTCTTCTCTTTGGTTTCTGCAATTTTTGATACAGTTGGCCACTCCTCCCTCAGTTTCTATGACACTGTTCTCTCCTGCTTCTTCTCATCCTCCCTGTATTACTGTTCTGTCTCCTTTAAGGGATCATTACCCCTCCCCCTCTCAGATGTTTCCCTAAGGCTCTGGCCCGGACCCTCCTCTTTATActgtttatacacatatgtatatttatatttaaaggaGCATTCTTAGCTATCATCTCAAATCAGGGACTGGCTGTTATTTTAGGGAATTTTACCAGCTTCTCACAACGAAGccaaattcagaattaaaaaaaaaaaaattaacttctaaaaaattttaaaagacgaAAAATCTTCAGAATCCGAGGAGGAAATGAACCAGCTGCttctgggagggaggaggagcaggagttACTAAAGCTTCATGGCCTTTTCTCCTATTTGAGTCCGTTAAAGCCACGGATCACCACCGTCCTTGACCCCAAAGCAGTATTTAGAATCAGTAGGTAACTTCATCGAGAGCGATTAATACTAGAAATattaaccaaactaacagaatttaaaaatatgccCTTAAAGATCCTGATGTTTTGTTATGGTGGATGTTTTCTGTGGTGACGTCATACTTAGTGTCAGCCCTACCCCGCCCCTACTCAGCGGATCatcccctctttaaaaaaaatccaaaaaccatttttaagaggaaaaaaaccccacaagtCAAGAGTCTGTAATATTGGCAACATTCCATACCTAGTGTTTCTCAACTctgtattaagaaaaaaatttacgtTTTAATTGACGTTATAACCAAATTAAAGGCCCAAGGAGGCGGGGGACCTTTTCTACAAGAGCCGTGTACACAACACAATGAAAGGAAAACTCCCGACGTGCCCTCCTCTCCCGACCTTTCCTTGACCCCAGCATGCCTTGCGCCTCCCAGAGGCACCTGGGAACTGTAGTCTCCCGGGGGCCGCCCCCGTCACCAGGACAGCAGCTGCAGCTTTCTCAGCCCGCTGCTGCCGGGAGCgcgggggaagagaaggaggaggaggaagaagaggaggtggaaaaggaggaggaggaggtgggagaGAGACGCGAGCAAGAGAAACCTGCGCGTCCGGGTGGAGCGGCTCGGCGAGAGAGATAAAGGAGCCGCGGCAAGACTCGAGCAGGCAGTGCAGCCAGCTCAGCGTGGTGGCGGCAGCTGGCCTCCGAGCGAGGAGACAGCCCGCACAGCCAGTCCCAGTCCTCCCCCCAGCCCCGGCCCGGCGCCCGCGCCTCCGCCACCGCCACCACGCAGTCCCGGGAAGAGCCTCCGCGCCCCCGCCGCCTGCCCAACCCCCGCGGGGGAAGGCGGCCCAGGAAGATGGCCGGACCTTCggtctcctccttcttctccggACCCGAGGAGCTGGAGGACACGGCCCACGCCCCAGCTCTGCTGGCCCAGCTCAAGTCTTTCTATGATGCCCGGCTGCTGTGCGATGTAACCATCGAGGTGGCAGCACCCGGCGGGGGGCCTGGCGCAGGCCGGCTGTTCGCATGCAATCGCAACGTGCTGGCAGCCGCGTGCCCCTACTTCAAGAGCATGTTCACGGGTGGCCTGTTCGAGAGCCAGCAGCCGCGCGTGACCATGCACGACGTGGACGCCGAGTCGCTGGCGCTGCTGCTGGACTACTGCTACACGGGGCGCGTGTCGGTGAGCGAGACCAACGTGCAGCGGCTGTATGCCGCTGCTGACATGCTGCAGCTTGAATATGTGCGCGAGGCCTGCGCCGCCTTCCTGGCCCGCCGCCTAGACGTGGCCAACTGTGCCTCCATCCTCAAGTTCGCCGACGCTTTCGACCACCCGCAGCTGCGCGCCAAGGCCTTGGCCTTTGTGGCCCGTAATTTCTCCCAGCTCAGCGGGGCGCCTCGCCCCGGGGGGGAGGAATCCCTGGCCGAGCTGAGCTTGGCCCAGCTGCAGGAGGTCTTGCGCCTGGACAGCCTGGACGTGGACAGCGAGCGCATCGTGTGCACCGTGGCCGTGCAGTGGCTGGAGGCCTCCCCCCTGGAGCGTGGCCCCAGCGCCCCCGACGTGCTCCGCTGCGTGCGCTGGCTCCATTTTGGGGACCGTGACAGGGCCTACCTGGAAGGACTGCGGGCCAAACCCTTCATCAAGCGCTACTGCCCCGGGCTCATCGAGGCTGCCCTGCGCACTCGCTACGGGGACGTGATGGTCAAGACCCCACAGCCCGCCCTGCCGGCCCCGAGCAGCACCACCGGGCCCGTGGCAGAGAGCCCGGCCCGCAGGATAGGCATGATGGCCAAAGAGATGGTCATCTTTTTCGGACACCCCAAGGACCCCTTCTTGTGCTACGACCCGTACTCCGGGGACATCTACACCATGCCGTCGCCTCTGACCAGCCTCGCCCACAGTAAGACCATCACCTCCTCTGCTGTCTGTGTGTCCCCGGACAATGACATCTACCTGGCCGCCCAGCCCAAGAAGCAGCTCTGGGTCTACAATCCGGCCCAGAACAGTTGGCAACAACTGGCTGACCGCCTGATGTGCAGAGAGGGCATGGACTTGGCCTACCTCAATGGCTACATTTACATCCTGGGAGGCCGCGACCCTGTGACCGGAGTGAAACTGAAGGAGGTGGAATGCTACAGTATCCAGAGGAACCAGTGGGTTCTGGTGGCCCCGGTGCCCCACTCCTTCTATTCCTTTGAATTAATCATGGTTCACGACTATCTTTACGCAGTCAATAATAAACGGATGCTCTGCTATGACCCCAGTCGCAACCAGTGGCTGAACTGCGCCTCGCTCAAGCGCAGTGATTTCCAGGAGGCCTGCGTCTTCAACGAGGAGATCTACTGCATCTGTGACATCCCGGTCATGAAGGTGTACAATCCGGCCCGGGGAGAGTGGAGGCGTATCAGCAACATCCCCTTGGATGCGGACACCCACAACTACCAGATTGTCCGGCATGGACAGAAACTGCTGCTCATCACCTCCACCACCCCGCAGTGGAAGAAGAACAGGGTCACCGTGCATGAGTATGAACCCAGTGACGACCGCTGGGTCAACATAGGGACTATGCTGGGACTGTTGCAGTATGACTCGGGCTTCATCTGCCTCTCTGCCCGGGTCTACCCCTCCTGCCTTGAGCCTGGACAGAGTTTCATCACGGAGGAAGATGATGTTCGCAGTGAATCCAGCGCCGACTGGGACTTGGAAGGACTCAGTGAACTGGACTCGGAGTCAGGGAGTTCCAGTTCCTTCTCAGAAGATGAAGTCTGGGTACAGGTGGCACCCAGGGGGAATGCATTTGTGCAGCAGGGTTCATTTTAGAGATGTTGATTGGGAAGAATAGTTTATTGGTATGGAATGTATTTTAGTAGttcacccacccacccacctacCTACCCACCAATTTTCCCTCTACCACCCAATTACAAAAGTGGAAGCAGCTGATTTGGTTTAGTAGGGGACAGCGTTTGCAAATATTAATGTATTGTATTATTACCAGATTTAagcataaatatttaaaaaaaaaattacagatcaaAGAAATGCAACCTATTTACTAATTTACTGTGCTAAAGAAAGAAGTCCAGGGTttacctttaattgtaaaatgctatGCAAAATAAGCTAGATGGTAAGGTAACAAGGCTCTCTGTTTTCTCAGTATTTAATCATCCGCTGTGCTGACggattgatttgatttttgttagTATGTTTATGCTTTGATAAGCCTGAAGAATTTAGCTTGCTATTCATTTTAAAACTGTGAATTGCCATAAGCATTGTAACATTTGAAAGACTGGCTTGTGATTTCATATTAGGAACCTGGTGGAAATAGGATTGTTGGAAAGAATGTTTAAAGGTATACTTTTTCTTTCAGATAATGAAAATAGTGGATTATCCAAAGTTCCagtgtaatttttttcttgtatattttaaagtaaaatgcaATATTTGAAATCTTAGATAAATTCCCAAAATTTAGGCTACAAAAAGGTGATTTTTATTTGCCACAAAATTTAGGATAGACCTCTTAGTAGCCTAAAGAAAAAATCAGGACTCCActatttgaaaagcaatttgaggATCAGTTGTGAAATGTGAAAGCTTGTGAATTTGCCAAATGATACTTGCCTTCTTTAAAATGACATTCCTTTCCATTAAtgtcaagaaatcattaaaaaaccttcctaaaccaaaaattaatttgcCTTGTAAAACCTTGATATTTTGAACTatatgctatacatatatattatatatattcgaATCATAGCAACAACTTTTTCACAAGACAATAGTTAGggtattttgaatttaattgcaGTGGTCATTCCTTGAATTACCATAAACCTTATATACTTCCCTAAGAAACTTTGGATTTAAAATTTTGGTGATGGTTTTAGAAAGCTTTTCAGTGGAAGATGGAGTGTTACTTTATGGTTAATGTCAGAATATTGAATGTGAAAGTGTGTATAAGCTAAGTATTTTATTGAATTTAGTAGTAATTGTGACTGTTGACTATAACATCAAGTGCCAGCaaatatgaacatttaaaaaaaatgctgtgTATAAGGCCTGTTTTCGTGTAGCATTGAGAAAAATACTCTACCAGGTTTGTAAAAAAACACTATAAAAGTTCTTGATTATCAGCTATGagctatttttctattaaaagttGACAATTTAAGAACACAAACTGGATGATGGagttctttggggtttttttgtttttgtttttttttttttaatccatgtttttccttttaagtatttatttacttGCAAGCTTTAAAGGTTTAACCTCCAAAAGatggtggttttttttgtttgtttttttagggtaTGTAGACCTGTTTTATGTTAATTCTGTGAACCAtgcaccccccctttttttttttcttttattcttctggaAAGAATAAGAGAAACCTCAAAAAATAGACTTCTTTCTGAACTGTAAGAAACTTCCCCTTCTGAATAGACCTAAGTGTGTAGTTGCTACTTATATTCTAAGGACTTTTCTGTGATTTAGTTGAAAGAACTTTGTAAGTCATATAAATTATAAGTAGAACAaatgttttttacatataattatccTCTTTTCAAAAACATTGTAGATTTTTATGTAGGGGGTCTTTGGTTACTCATTCTTATTCATCCAGTCTGCCAGAGGCAAGAACTCACTACAGCCTTGGTCATGGACCTGATCTAGGGCTCTTAACCATTCTTGCATCTTGGACCTCTTTAACAGTGTAGTGAAAAAAGACCCTCCAATCagaataatatcattttaaatgcattaaaaaaaaaagtttaaaaactactGCATCctaaatgaaatttgaaattttgacaTCTTTCTGAAAAGTCAAATTACAAgggcttattttaaaataatctgtagTCAAAGAAGATGTTTGTTATAACAGTATAGCTACAGATGACTTTCTGCAATAATGCCTCAGATTCAGTTTGCCTCTCAAGTCTTcaagaactaaggacaaacaaaTAAGCTCTTACTTGTTAAGTCTGCCAGTGAATTACAGGAAATGATTTTTCAACTGTGCAAGCATATTTTTGGCAAGAAATTTGCTTCCAGCCCAGTCTAGCCTTTTGTTTTGAatattgaaacaaaattaaaatggcaGTATAATCAAAAGATAGTGATTATGACCAGAACTATGTGTGCCCAACATAAATAGTTATTTGCAGAGTAAATAAGCAATTATATCAGCTTTTGGAGGAAAACCCTTTCAAAAATGGCAATAcccaccatttaaaaaaaaaaaaaaactttattttttaatggagtTCTGTGGAAAAAGCTTAAATCCATTTACTTCCAAAATTACCTTGAGATAAGCgatattaacctcattttataggaaaaatgatttgcctaaagacAATAAAGACTAATGAAATTGTCTGTACAACCCAGGGTTTTTGATTCCCCATTTAGTGTTCTGATTGAAAACCTGCTTGCTTAGTTAGTAATGAAACTGGCACTGGAGttagtttgttttggtttttggtgaCAAGAAAACATCCTTGGTCCAATTTCCAGGTGTCGGGATTAATGCTGACAATGGTTTCTAGACAGCTCTGatttcaaaagacttgtgatTGACACCATTCCTTAATCCAGTGTTAATTGTCCTGTGCACATATGTGATGTGTTTAATTTGAGGAACTAAAGAATTTAATTCCTAACTAACAAAAATATTCAACTTCAATTGTAAAGCACATTGATGTTGTCAAAGGAATGACTATGTAGATTCTACTCTGTATGAGGTCTTCTGTTTCAGCTGACCtgtcaaagggagaaaaaaaaaaaagtttgagccTGGGGGTGGTTCCATTCATGCAGAATTTGTTAACTCTTTTGTCCCTCTTATGTGATTTGGAGTTACTTATAGGACTTAGATTACCAACCTCTGTGACAGATCTTTGCCAGTGTATGTAAGTACATAATTGTAATGGCTCTAGTTTTTCCCTTCaagacaaatatttttataaaattataacacTTGGAAAGAAAGATGTTAGCCAATCAATGTCCCATCATGGCCTGAAAGCTCCTGTTT from Sminthopsis crassicaudata isolate SCR6 chromosome 3, ASM4859323v1, whole genome shotgun sequence includes these protein-coding regions:
- the LOC141560643 gene encoding kelch repeat and BTB domain-containing protein 7-like; translation: MAGPSVSSFFSGPEELEDTAHAPALLAQLKSFYDARLLCDVTIEVAAPGGGPGAGRLFACNRNVLAAACPYFKSMFTGGLFESQQPRVTMHDVDAESLALLLDYCYTGRVSVSETNVQRLYAAADMLQLEYVREACAAFLARRLDVANCASILKFADAFDHPQLRAKALAFVARNFSQLSGAPRPGGEESLAELSLAQLQEVLRLDSLDVDSERIVCTVAVQWLEASPLERGPSAPDVLRCVRWLHFGDRDRAYLEGLRAKPFIKRYCPGLIEAALRTRYGDVMVKTPQPALPAPSSTTGPVAESPARRIGMMAKEMVIFFGHPKDPFLCYDPYSGDIYTMPSPLTSLAHSKTITSSAVCVSPDNDIYLAAQPKKQLWVYNPAQNSWQQLADRLMCREGMDLAYLNGYIYILGGRDPVTGVKLKEVECYSIQRNQWVLVAPVPHSFYSFELIMVHDYLYAVNNKRMLCYDPSRNQWLNCASLKRSDFQEACVFNEEIYCICDIPVMKVYNPARGEWRRISNIPLDADTHNYQIVRHGQKLLLITSTTPQWKKNRVTVHEYEPSDDRWVNIGTMLGLLQYDSGFICLSARVYPSCLEPGQSFITEEDDVRSESSADWDLEGLSELDSESGSSSSFSEDEVWVQVAPRGNAFVQQGSF